In one Rhopalosiphum padi isolate XX-2018 chromosome 3, ASM2088224v1, whole genome shotgun sequence genomic region, the following are encoded:
- the LOC132927770 gene encoding uncharacterized protein LOC132927770 isoform X1, with amino-acid sequence MANKKHGKQSKCKKRSAKSKCIQNLLLSRYKKTEKINNEDNTNNLEEDMDIQKSNETVNNDDNDYLQLSDHSGLDESTLPNLNVEYVKSNEPTLSGRRVVDIEHFMKQMMELGKHGSKCTMGRFVLIKEVQNGVGFKLYFKCHVCDRHQIVTSDRESSVDNVNNALVWGALSIGIGHRQIEDLLAVMDCPSPSFKKFKRHEVIIGKVWEQQISEMLKKNGEQEKKIAIQKGNLYKGTPYITVIGDGGWAKRSYGHGFNSQSGVGIIIGAETKKPVYVGVRNKYCSTCSSASKNNKKIDHLCFRNYDGSSTGMEQDIIVEGFRQSLEQHGLIYKYYIGDGDSSVYARIVEKVSYGRDVIKLECANHITRNLHDGLRKLVANKHFPLHVRKVLTYGSPSPLERLVKGVRTAIKECGKSHNVNILREDLKNAPYHVLGSHKNCRPTYCTRSNMNEKDNVPLMESGKIMSEILAIVDKVTRKADRLVFNTTTNIAENFMSLVAKFTGGKRVNYTKTGSYQRRVLGATQVHSRGQSWHLSPWKKLSGKSPGKFFKKNLTRRIAMTTLNSKYKKQKKIRFKVSGGDKSTVNHDFDYGPDAAGLDMTEEDFKFNVNKKLEELKKDSFSTETIEQLQKNTIGQHDNVVWHEAKKNRLTASNFGTVICRKSTTSCHNLVKTLLYSKNIISKHIEFGRQNEKVVIRQFENQYNKTVRPCGLFVDEQYPFLGASPDGLVDDDKIIEVKCTPSIGQKTLEDAALDKKLQFCLELTETGQLKLKENHKYYWQIQGQLNITKKIECIFILFSMGNNLYVQNINRDEYLWTNKMLPKLINFYMDCMLPEIVDPRVPRGLRIRDPAKITEAQFQIKKKFKNLK; translated from the exons ATGGCAAACAAAAAACATGGGAAACAAAGTAAATGCAAAAAGAGAAGTGCAAAGTCGAAATGCATACAAAATTTACTTTtgagtaggtataaaaaaactgaaaaaataaataatgaagatAATACCAATAATCTTGAAGAGGATATGGATATCCAAAAATCAAATGAAAC TGTCAATAACGATGATAATGACTACTTACAACTATCAGACCATTCGGGATTAGATGAATCTACATTACCAAATTTGAATGTTGAGTACGTAAAATCTAATGAACCTACATTATCAGGGCGCCGAGTAGTAGACATAgaacattttatgaaacaaaTGATGGAACTGGGTAAACATGGTAGTAAATGTACTATGGGACGATTTGTACTAATCAAAGAAGTACAAAATGGTGTAggatttaaactttatttcaaATGCCATGTTTGTGACCGTCATCAAATTGTCACATCAGACAGAGAATCATCTGTAGATAATGTCAATAATGCGTTAGTTTGGGGAGCATTATCAATCGGTATTGGACATCGTCAGATTGAAGATTTACTCGCAGTTATGGACTGTCCATCACCatcgtttaaaaaatttaaacgacATGAAGTTATTATAGGAAAG GTGTGGGAACAACAAATTTcagaaatgttgaaaaaaaatggagagcaggaaaaaaaaattgccatACAAAAAGGAAATTTATATAAAGGAACTCCTTACATCACAGTGATAGGTGATGGTGGTTGGGCTAAAAGAAGTTACGGACATGGTTTCAATTCTCAATCAGGCGTG ggaaTAATTATTGGTGCAGAAACAAAAAAGCCCGTCTATGTAGGTGTAAGAAACAAATATTGTAGTACATGTTCTTCTGcatccaaaaataataaaaaaatagatcatTTGTGTTTCCGAAATTATGATGGTTCTTCAACAGGTATGGAACAAGATATTATTGTAGAAGGCTTTCGCCAAAGCCTAGAACAACatggtttaatatataaatattatattggcgaTGGTGATTCAAGTGTGTATGCCAGAATAGTTGAAAAAGTATCGTATGGTCGAGATGTTATCAAATTAGAATGTGCTAATCATATAACTCGTAATCTCCACGATGGCCTACGAAAATTGGTGGCAAATAAACATTTCCCATTACATGTGCGCAAAGTTTTAACTTATGGTTCTCCATCTCCCTTAGAAAGATTGGTTAAAGGGGTACGGACTGCAATTAAAGAGTGTGGAAAATCACATAATGTAAACATACTGCgagaagatttaaaaaatgcaccATATCATGTTCTCGGTTCtcataaaaattgtcgtcctaCATATTGTACACGGTCAAATATGAATGAAAAGGACAATGTGCCATTAATGGAAAGTGGCAAAATAATGTCAGAAATTTTAGCAATTGTTGATAAAGTAACGAGAAAAGCCGATCGTCTAGTTTTCAACACTACAACTAATATAGCTGAAAACTTTATGAGCTTAGTTGCAAAATTTACTGGCGGTAAAAGAGTAAATTATACCAAAACAGGCTCATATCAAAGAAGAGTATTAGGTGCAACCCAAGTTCACTCTAGGGGCCAGTCTTGGCATTTAAGTCCATGGAAAAAATTATCAGGAAAAAGTCCCggcaagttttttaaaaaaaatttaacgagGCGTATTGCAATGACAACTTTAAACTcaaagtataaaaaacaaaaaaaaattagatttaaagtaAGTGGAGGTGACAAAAGTACAGTGAATCATGATTTTGATTACGGTCCAGACGCTGCTGGGCTGGATATGACTGAAgaggattttaaatttaacgtcAATAAAAAGTTAGAAGAGTTAAAAAAAGATTCTTTTTCAACCGAAACAATCgaacaattacaaaaaaacactATTGGTCAACATGATAATGTAGTCTGGCACGAAGCAAAGAAAAATAGACTCACCGCTTCTAATTTCGGGACAGTTATTTGTAGAAAATCAACTACATCTTGTCATAATTTagtgaaaacattattatacagtaaaaatattatttcgaaacATATTGAATTTGGACGACAAAATGAAAAAGTGGTTATCCGACAATTCGAAAATCAGTATAACAAAACTGTAAGACCGTGTGGGTTGTTTGTTGATGAACAATATCCATTTTTGGGCGCAAGTCCCGATGGTTTAGTTGatgacgataaaataatagAGGTCAAGTGTACGCCGTCTATAGGACAAAAAACCTTAGAAGATGCAGCTCTTGATAAAAAGTTGCAGTTTTGTTTAGAGCTTACAGAAACAGGTCAACTTAAACTCAAAgaaaaccataaatattattggcAAATTCAAGGCCAACtaaacattacaaaaaaaatagaatgtatttttattttattcagtatgGGAAATAATCTTTATGTGCAGAATATCAACAGGGACGAATATCTTTGGACAAATAAGATGCTtccaaaattaatcaatttctaCATGGACTGTATGTTGCCTGAAATTGTAGATCCTCGAGTTCCAAGAGGTTTACGAATACGAGATCCGGCGAAAATAACGGAAGcacaatttcaaataaaaaagaaatttaaaaatttaaagtaa
- the LOC132927770 gene encoding uncharacterized protein LOC132927770 isoform X2 produces the protein MANKKHGKQSKCKKRSAKSKCIQNLLLSRYKKTEKINNEDNTNNLEEDMDIQKSNETVNNDDNDYLQLSDHSGLDESTLPNLNVEYVKSNEPTLSGRRVVDIEHFMKQMMELGFKLYFKCHVCDRHQIVTSDRESSVDNVNNALVWGALSIGIGHRQIEDLLAVMDCPSPSFKKFKRHEVIIGKVWEQQISEMLKKNGEQEKKIAIQKGNLYKGTPYITVIGDGGWAKRSYGHGFNSQSGVGIIIGAETKKPVYVGVRNKYCSTCSSASKNNKKIDHLCFRNYDGSSTGMEQDIIVEGFRQSLEQHGLIYKYYIGDGDSSVYARIVEKVSYGRDVIKLECANHITRNLHDGLRKLVANKHFPLHVRKVLTYGSPSPLERLVKGVRTAIKECGKSHNVNILREDLKNAPYHVLGSHKNCRPTYCTRSNMNEKDNVPLMESGKIMSEILAIVDKVTRKADRLVFNTTTNIAENFMSLVAKFTGGKRVNYTKTGSYQRRVLGATQVHSRGQSWHLSPWKKLSGKSPGKFFKKNLTRRIAMTTLNSKYKKQKKIRFKVSGGDKSTVNHDFDYGPDAAGLDMTEEDFKFNVNKKLEELKKDSFSTETIEQLQKNTIGQHDNVVWHEAKKNRLTASNFGTVICRKSTTSCHNLVKTLLYSKNIISKHIEFGRQNEKVVIRQFENQYNKTVRPCGLFVDEQYPFLGASPDGLVDDDKIIEVKCTPSIGQKTLEDAALDKKLQFCLELTETGQLKLKENHKYYWQIQGQLNITKKIECIFILFSMGNNLYVQNINRDEYLWTNKMLPKLINFYMDCMLPEIVDPRVPRGLRIRDPAKITEAQFQIKKKFKNLK, from the exons ATGGCAAACAAAAAACATGGGAAACAAAGTAAATGCAAAAAGAGAAGTGCAAAGTCGAAATGCATACAAAATTTACTTTtgagtaggtataaaaaaactgaaaaaataaataatgaagatAATACCAATAATCTTGAAGAGGATATGGATATCCAAAAATCAAATGAAAC TGTCAATAACGATGATAATGACTACTTACAACTATCAGACCATTCGGGATTAGATGAATCTACATTACCAAATTTGAATGTTGAGTACGTAAAATCTAATGAACCTACATTATCAGGGCGCCGAGTAGTAGACATAgaacattttatgaaacaaaTGATGGAACTGG gatttaaactttatttcaaATGCCATGTTTGTGACCGTCATCAAATTGTCACATCAGACAGAGAATCATCTGTAGATAATGTCAATAATGCGTTAGTTTGGGGAGCATTATCAATCGGTATTGGACATCGTCAGATTGAAGATTTACTCGCAGTTATGGACTGTCCATCACCatcgtttaaaaaatttaaacgacATGAAGTTATTATAGGAAAG GTGTGGGAACAACAAATTTcagaaatgttgaaaaaaaatggagagcaggaaaaaaaaattgccatACAAAAAGGAAATTTATATAAAGGAACTCCTTACATCACAGTGATAGGTGATGGTGGTTGGGCTAAAAGAAGTTACGGACATGGTTTCAATTCTCAATCAGGCGTG ggaaTAATTATTGGTGCAGAAACAAAAAAGCCCGTCTATGTAGGTGTAAGAAACAAATATTGTAGTACATGTTCTTCTGcatccaaaaataataaaaaaatagatcatTTGTGTTTCCGAAATTATGATGGTTCTTCAACAGGTATGGAACAAGATATTATTGTAGAAGGCTTTCGCCAAAGCCTAGAACAACatggtttaatatataaatattatattggcgaTGGTGATTCAAGTGTGTATGCCAGAATAGTTGAAAAAGTATCGTATGGTCGAGATGTTATCAAATTAGAATGTGCTAATCATATAACTCGTAATCTCCACGATGGCCTACGAAAATTGGTGGCAAATAAACATTTCCCATTACATGTGCGCAAAGTTTTAACTTATGGTTCTCCATCTCCCTTAGAAAGATTGGTTAAAGGGGTACGGACTGCAATTAAAGAGTGTGGAAAATCACATAATGTAAACATACTGCgagaagatttaaaaaatgcaccATATCATGTTCTCGGTTCtcataaaaattgtcgtcctaCATATTGTACACGGTCAAATATGAATGAAAAGGACAATGTGCCATTAATGGAAAGTGGCAAAATAATGTCAGAAATTTTAGCAATTGTTGATAAAGTAACGAGAAAAGCCGATCGTCTAGTTTTCAACACTACAACTAATATAGCTGAAAACTTTATGAGCTTAGTTGCAAAATTTACTGGCGGTAAAAGAGTAAATTATACCAAAACAGGCTCATATCAAAGAAGAGTATTAGGTGCAACCCAAGTTCACTCTAGGGGCCAGTCTTGGCATTTAAGTCCATGGAAAAAATTATCAGGAAAAAGTCCCggcaagttttttaaaaaaaatttaacgagGCGTATTGCAATGACAACTTTAAACTcaaagtataaaaaacaaaaaaaaattagatttaaagtaAGTGGAGGTGACAAAAGTACAGTGAATCATGATTTTGATTACGGTCCAGACGCTGCTGGGCTGGATATGACTGAAgaggattttaaatttaacgtcAATAAAAAGTTAGAAGAGTTAAAAAAAGATTCTTTTTCAACCGAAACAATCgaacaattacaaaaaaacactATTGGTCAACATGATAATGTAGTCTGGCACGAAGCAAAGAAAAATAGACTCACCGCTTCTAATTTCGGGACAGTTATTTGTAGAAAATCAACTACATCTTGTCATAATTTagtgaaaacattattatacagtaaaaatattatttcgaaacATATTGAATTTGGACGACAAAATGAAAAAGTGGTTATCCGACAATTCGAAAATCAGTATAACAAAACTGTAAGACCGTGTGGGTTGTTTGTTGATGAACAATATCCATTTTTGGGCGCAAGTCCCGATGGTTTAGTTGatgacgataaaataatagAGGTCAAGTGTACGCCGTCTATAGGACAAAAAACCTTAGAAGATGCAGCTCTTGATAAAAAGTTGCAGTTTTGTTTAGAGCTTACAGAAACAGGTCAACTTAAACTCAAAgaaaaccataaatattattggcAAATTCAAGGCCAACtaaacattacaaaaaaaatagaatgtatttttattttattcagtatgGGAAATAATCTTTATGTGCAGAATATCAACAGGGACGAATATCTTTGGACAAATAAGATGCTtccaaaattaatcaatttctaCATGGACTGTATGTTGCCTGAAATTGTAGATCCTCGAGTTCCAAGAGGTTTACGAATACGAGATCCGGCGAAAATAACGGAAGcacaatttcaaataaaaaagaaatttaaaaatttaaagtaa
- the LOC132924989 gene encoding uncharacterized protein LOC132924989, producing the protein MWRQIQNVGLVENYINNANFALHIRMLAALDYVPPDNVINAHEEILETQFYVENEDLVMPFLDYFEDNWVGKITGRRKTRRHPIDIWNCHYSAKNGLPTTNNAVEGWHRGFTSVIGASHSNIWKFMDGIKKVQNIEELKREQYNAGEQPQKKKVQGL; encoded by the exons ATGTGGCGACAAATTCAAAATGTTGGTCTAgtcgaaaattatattaataatgctaACTTTGCTCTTCATATTCGTATGCTAGCTGCTTTGGACTATGTTCCACCAGATAACGTTATTAATGCACACGAAGAAATTTTAGAAACACAAttttatgttgaaaatgaaGACCTGGTAATGCCATTCTTGGATTATTTCGAGGATAACTGGGTAGGAAAAATAACAGGAAGACGAAAAACTCGACGACATCCTATTGATATTTGGAATTGTCACTATTCAGCCAAAAATGGTCTTCCAACAACAAACAACGCTGTTGAAGGGTGGCACAGAGGATTTACATCTGTTATTg GAGCAAGCCACTCTAATATATGGAAATTCATGGATGGAATTAAGAAAGTTCAAAATATAGAAGAATTAAAACGAGAGCAGTATAATGCTGGAGAACAAccacagaaaaaaaaagtacaaggaCTGTAA
- the LOC132924986 gene encoding uncharacterized protein LOC132924986, which produces MTGRRKTKQAELMNDPIPTMEQFRQLERKITLANTKITELHQDNIELRKTIDELKATSEQQCEILRQLINNAESKFIVETARQDRLIKNITEAPERVRDVIHRPQPVEINMPTFSGERPSDHPKKFLKEINTYFTHKRIADEDKMVVIENCLQGKAAKWFGMIKDATPNEETFKELFLKHFFSENTQWEIFIKCTEAGKRPIRTNYQEHFHHWMSELRFLDSPKLTEDQAINLIAKHFPIAIQAYIQTTQERKFIDIWEKLGELENNDRSDRQNMKTGGSGWRRPNNDQIPISQINNRPPNYLQPEKKAMINLYIVHK; this is translated from the coding sequence aTGACTGGCCGAAGGAAGACTAAACAAGCTGAACTTATGAACGACCCAATACCAACTATGGAACAATTCAGGCAGTTAGAACGAAAGATAACCTTGGCAAATACAAAAATTACGGAATTACATCAAGATAATATAGAGCTACGCAAAActattgatgaattaaaggccACATCTGAACAGCAGTGTGAAATATTGAGACAGCTAATCAACAACGCAGAATCAAAATTTATAGTCGAAACGGCAAGGCAGGACAGGCTGATTAAAAACATTACGGAAGCACCAGAAAGAGTTAGGGACGTAATTCACCGGCCACAACCAGTGGAAATTAACATGCCGACATTCAGTGGAGAAAGACCATCAGACCATCCGAAGAAGTTTCTAAAAGAAATCAACACGTATTTCACACACAAAAGAATTGCTGATGAAGATAAAATGGTGGTAATCGAGAACTGTTTACAAGGAAAGGCAGCTAAGTGGTTTGGTATGATCAAAGATGCCACACCGAATGAAGAAACATTCAAGGAGCTATTCTTAAAACATTTCTTTTCTGAAAACACGCAATgggaaatttttataaaatgcactGAGGCCGGCAAACGCCCAATACGAACTAATTACCAAGAACATTTTCATCATTGGATGTCGGAACTCAGATTTTTAGACTCACCAAAACTAACCGAAGATCAGGCAATAAACCTCATCGCAAAACACTTCCCAATCGCCATTCAAGCTTATATACAAACAACTCAAGAAAGGAAATTTATAGATATCTGGGAAAAACTTGGCGAACTAGAAAACAACGATAGATCGGATCGACAAAACATGAAGACCGGAGGGTCAGGATGGAGAAGACCCAATAATGACCAAATACCAATTTCCCAGATCAACAACAGACCACCTAATTATTTACAGCCAGAAAAAAAGGCAatgatcaatttatatattgtgcATAAGTAA
- the LOC132924987 gene encoding zinc finger MYM-type protein 1-like → MSKRPPGSFFHNRKQKIEAEKIQLAKQWEKTRKNWLKCENVDKSEDSLDVDVNEVNIEQHENENTIIKEPLPLISCNSNLNEKITNDDSLDVKINEKNITVNDLELITFNISENCHQVNNENTFEVSLEGQNKYEHFKATHYPEILFDNPRSWSPVNDKLRCILILHGPNRGMTAPKPFKNHWFFKQMNNGEKCDRTWMMYSEPNEAIFCFCCILFGTKSSALTDPKQGFTNWKKMERLREHENSSDHVKNFLEWKMFEKKLKHGGAIDDCLQNQIKSQVAKWRHILKAILNAILYCANNNLGLRGHSDIPGSPSAGHFLNLLSLISKYDLILKEHIDSHKKGSINYFSHKIQDEFIALLAKKVRNEIIHQIKSAKYYTIMFDCTPDVSRTEQMSQVIRYVRVTGGKVFVEESFLGFIESHEKTGNGLTTEILHQISLDGLDIQNCRGQAYDNGSNMAGKYNGVQAKILEKNQLATFIPCTAHCLNLAGVNAVGSNKQMQLLFGKIQQLFNFFSGSTLRWEILMKSLKVTLKPFSDTRWSSKAAAVKALYKQLPDVKCALINIIENGNLESKPIAKNLLNLVDHEFICLLTVWNSILSSIDCKKRKKRAKRMDFDESADEWNVSAKNNCLINLKNVCDVLLSHLGWRFETLNNVSLDFSFLTGSELFEKETDQLVKAAADLALKYNKDLNASELTEEIIHFKHHAISALPSIKNTTPLELLEFIFEYSMASIFPNICIALRLYLTLPCTTATCERSFSKLKLIKTYLRSTVNQTKLTNLALLSIEKEISNSIDFDSVINDFAEVKARRIKL, encoded by the exons ATGTCAAAGAGGCCTCCAGGTTCATTTTTTCACAATAGAAAGCAGAAGATAGAAGCTGAAAAGATACAATTAGCAAAACAGTGGGAAAAAACGCGGAAAAACTGGTTAAAGTGTGAAAATGTGGATAAGTCTGAAGATTCTTTGGATGTTGATGTCAATGAAGTAAATATTGAACAACATGAAAATGAAAACACGATTATAAAAGAACCATTACCATTGATAAGTTGTAATagcaatttaaatgaaaaaattactaATGACGATTCTTTGGATGTtaagataaatgaaaaaaatataactgtcaATGACTTAGAActcataacatttaatataagtgAGAATTGTCATCAAGTTAATAATGAGAATACTTTTGAGGTATCTTTAGAAGGTCAAAATaagtatgaacattttaaagccACACATTATCCTGAAATTTTATTTGACAATCCTCGTTCTTGGTCTCCTGTTAATGATAAACTGCGTTGTATACTTATTCTTCATGGACCAAATCGAGGGATGACAGCACCTAAACCGTTCAAAAATCATtggttttttaaacaaatgaatAACGGTGAAAAGTGTGACAGAACGTGGATGATGTATTCTGAACCTAATGAGgcgattttttgtttttgttgtattttatttggaaCTAAATCAAGTGCATTAACAGATCCTAAACAAGGTTTTACAAACTGGAAAAAAATGGAACGTTTAAGGGAACATGAAAATTCTTCAGACCACGTTAAAAATTTCCTTGAAtggaaaatgtttgaaaaaaaattaaaacatggtGGAGCTATTGATGACTGcttacaaaatcaaataaaatcgcAAGTAGCTAAATGGAGACACATTTTAAAAGCAATATTGAATGCAATACTGTACTGTGCCAACAATAATTTAGGATTAAGGGGACATTCAGACATACCTGGGAGTCCATCCGCAGGTCACTTTCTTAATTTGTTAAGTTTGATTAGTAAATATGATCTAATATTAAAGGAACACATTGATTCACATAAGAAAGGTTCTATAAATTACTTTTCTCATAAAATTCAAGATGAGTTTATAGCTTTGTTGGCCAAAAAAGTTCGAAATGAAATTATACATCAAATTAAATCtgctaaatattatacaataatgtttgaTTGCACACCAGATGTATCTAGAACAGAGCAAATGAGTCAAGTTATAAGATATGTTCGTGTCACTGGTGGTAAAGTATTTGTAGAAGAAAGTTTCTTAGGCTTTATAGAGTCTCATGAAAAAACTGGTAATGGTTTGACTACTGAAATATTACATCAGATATCTCTAGATGGTTTAGATATTCAAAATTGTAGGGGCCAAGCGTATGACAACGGATCAAATATGGCAGGGAAGTACAATGGGGTTCAAgcaaaaattttagaaaaaaatcaattagcAACATTTATACCTTGTACAGCACATTGTTTGAATTTAGCAGGTGTAAATGCTGTAGGATCAAATAAACAAATGCAGCTATTGTTCGGTAAAATTCaacaactttttaattttttttctggttCTACCTTACGTTGGGAAATATTGATGAAATCATTGAAAGTAACTCTTAAACCCTTTTCGGATACTAGATGGTCCTCTAAAGCTGCTGCGGTAAAGGCCCTTTATAAACAATTACCTGATGTGAAATGTgctttgattaatattattgaaaatggaAATCTTGAATCAAAACCAATTGcaaaaaatttacttaatttagtGGATCATGAATTTATTTGTCTATTAACGGTTTGGAATTCTATACTATCAAGTATTGATTGT aaaaaaaggaaaaaaagagCAAAAAGAATGGATTTTGATGAATCTGCCGATGAATGGAACGTTTCtgctaaaaataattgtttaattaatttgaaaaacgtCTGTGATGTTTTGCTTTCACACTTGGGCTGGAGATTTGAAACATTGAATAATGTATCCTTAGATTTTAGTTTTCTGACTGGATCTGAACTATTCGAAAAAGAAACAGACCAATTAGTCAAAGCAGCAGCTGATTTagccttaaaatataataaagacttAAACGCTTCAGAACTAACCgaagaaataatacattttaagcatCATGCCATAAGTGCATTACccagtattaaaaatacaacacCATTAGAACTATTAGAGTTTATTTTTGAGTATTCTATGGCTAgtatttttccaaatatttgCATAGCGCTTCGGCTTTATTTAACATTGCCATGCACAACAGCCACGTGTGAACGGAGTTTCAGCAAACTGAAACTAATCAAAACTTATTTACGTTCCACAGTAAATCAAACTAAACTGACTAATCTTGCGTTATTATCTATAGAAAAAGAAATATCAAACTCCATCGATTTCGATTCAGTTATAAACGACTTCGCTGAAGTAAAAGCCAGAAGAATAaagctttaa